Proteins found in one Nerophis ophidion isolate RoL-2023_Sa linkage group LG21, RoL_Noph_v1.0, whole genome shotgun sequence genomic segment:
- the LOC133539576 gene encoding claspin-like isoform X2, with protein sequence MSLIVAQQQTEGLAAGTRATTESDSDSGMGSPVEQMVAYNRDEHPDSDEDEDITARRKPRRNAIRDSESEEEEATVQMAEALVLSASSGEEMTTGESDEKRGNSVKKSKRIIRALSDGEDSGSEQDDDEEEEEELEQRDTGRVEKKRSKKSKRTICAPSGGKDGGSEQVDGEEEPQDKGRGETKGSKRSKRIICAPSDGEDSGSAQEEQQDTGRVEKKREKSKRHREKKEKRSKAVEKLKKKDRFSDLDEGTPLPNALNDSGCLLGNTDLFDTGLDEELEEEESLDSIRAAVKQKMKKHKEPFLHEEEVEDEVQKPQRAERKAARASKEAMRQLHSDSQRLIRESELGLPYHVPEPKTISQFFKKRARPEGPAMALLKSRQYSAVMLEKPSPPPPPANPTSEAQHLPAEPDSAPPVHITSSHLEPFPQPAATSSPQQESLSQAQNAAETLQTEQEMSPMLYLSESLQESITTDSAVKPTFGEEAPAVDVSEQTDRLSHARQEEVRPASSVMPQADSNTDLVSAEPSEMPSTKPKKDKLTRLKELGLDPPPVAKLCANAGDFVQLEPAPLNPGVAALKERYLRHVQPPARPQGERTMQLNIVRKDTLPSGKEELHADSVTVTIKEGQEEPAVTKPGEKLLTLKQRLLLAMAQRRQEERARKAELNRLDNEDCGEEEEEAEMTDDSEAEEGVDDLLGGNDEGEEEEGSVVQSIRSLSPVALHGPPVTPDLMNTDGTLILFPGNSCSRTGDSGRRSGPPGQDGASKMEEDDSLSLMKDISNNSSFELAGSMITSYQPVSYQRSGRGVSNPQPLFRSPSPCLFRPSFLGSASKSSGKLSEPSLCLPVEDSQDLYAPPSPGVDSETMGAVAAGPSLVGDSQGRFSLEDDAHSQLLDADGFLNVGVRPGAPAHSHKRQLILGSLDENAMDANMGELLGLCSGVFRTAESSNSGQAAPSPGETQMEELLGLCSGAFPSTQKQEKSQVGKSKEEEHEEDNTMDQLLGLCSGKFPISGSPHSGSPAQDRKKMPEEEEEEEEEDCEFRLLSDVEDDDEVSEGEGVEDDDEEEEENNEVEEEEINGVFAPSIKKAKKKKMRLTNFVDSEAELSGSEEASDDEDDDGGSEYEEEELLEELPSDEELQDQVNKIHMKQIMDDDKRRLRLYQERYLADGDLHSDGPGRARHFRWKNMDDDFYTDRTGAEGEEDEQEEDEDVDQNEIRRRKERLEREQWLREQKAKKGAALDLDEDDEKIGEEDSRFMRLAKKLTAKTLQKKELPVAAPPTQKISSLNPFLRPSQPSQVKRGSLLSQPPSVLQKLASISEGNPLAPRNSRGFLFQTLSPEKDGSTSDVPQNHTMKKRRNTAAMNPAAKRVCRLDTSVAHTKGPQRSIFNFLDH encoded by the exons ATGAGCCTGATCGTTGCGCAACAACAG ACTGAAGGTCTCGCGGCTGGGACTCGCGCAACCAccgagagcgattcagacagcGGAATGGGCTCTCCAGTTGAGCAGATGGTGGCTTACAATCGGGATGAGCATCCAG ATTCTGACGAGGATGAAGACATCACTGCTCGGAGAAAGCCTCGTCGTAATGCCATCAGAGACAGCGAaagtgaggaggaggaggcgaCTGTGCAAATGGCAGAAGCGCTGGTGTTATCTGCCTCCAGTGGAGAGGAGATGACGACTGGAGAGTCGGACGAGAAACGAGGGAACAGTGTAAAAAAGAGCAAGAGAATAATCCGTGCTCTTTCTGATGGCGAAGACAGTGGATCTGAGcaagatgatgatgaggaggaggaggaggagctggagCAACGGGACACGGGCAGAGTTGAAAAGAAGAGGTCGAAAAAGAGCAAGAGAACAATCTGTGCTCCTTCTGGCGGTAAAGACGGCGGATCTGAGCAAGTTGACGGGGAAGAAGAGCCACAGGACAAAGGCAGAGGGGAAACGAAAGGGTCGAAAAGGAGCAAGAGAATAATCTGTGCTCCTTCTGATGGCGAAGACAGCGGATCTGCGCAAGAGGAGCAGCAGGACACAGGCAGAGTTGAGAAAAAGAGGGAAAAAAGTAAGAGGCACAGGGAGAAAAAGGAGAAGCGAAGCAAAGCCGTGGAAAAACTGAAGAAGAAAGACAGGTTTTCTGACTTGGATGAG GGTACGCCTCTTCCCAACGCTCTGAACGACAGCGGCTGCCTGCTGGGCAACACCGATCTGTTTGACACTGGTTTGGACGAGGAGCTAGAAGAAGAAGAGTCATTAGACTCTATTCGAGCAGCAGTCAAACAAAAGATGAAAAAGCACAAG GAGCCTTTCCTTCATGAAGAAGAGGTTGAAGATGAAGTCCAAAAGCCCCAACGTGCA gagagAAAAGCTGCACGCGCAAGTAAGGAGGCGATGAGGCAGCTCCACAGTGACTCGCAGAGGCTGATCAGAG AGTCTGAGCTTGGCCTGCCTTACCACGTCCCTGAGCCAAAGACCATCAGTCAGTTCTTTAAGAAGAGAGCCAGGCCAGAGGGACCCGCCATGGCACTGTTGAA ATCAAGACAATATTCAGCAGTGATGTTGGAGAAACCttcaccaccaccacctcctGCCAACCCCACCAGTGAAGCCCAGCACTTGCCAGCAGAGCCGGACTCTGCTCCTCCTGTACACATCACATCCTCTCACCTTGAGCCCTTCCCTCAGCCAGCCGCAACCTCATCTCCGCAACAGGAGAGCCTGAGCCAGGCCCAAAACGCAGCTGAGACTTTACAAACGGAACAGGAAATGTCTCCAATGCTTTATCTCTCAGAGAGCTTGCAGGAGTCCATCACAACTGATTCTGCGGTGAAACCTACATTTGGAGAAGAGGCTCCCGCTGTTGACGTTTCAGAACAAACTGACAGGCTTTCTCATGCCCGGCAAGAAGAAGTCAGACCTGCGAGTTCGGTTATGCCTCAAGCCGACTCTAATACTGACCTAGTGTCAGCTGAGCCCTCGGAGATGCCGTCCACCAAGCCCAAAAAGGACAAACTAACGAGACTGAAGGAGCTTGGCCTGGACCCGCCACCTGTTGCTAAGTTGTGCGCTAATGCTGGAGATTTTGTACAACTTGAACCCGCACCACTCAACCCAG GTGTCGCGGCTCTGAAGGAGCGATACCTTCGACACGTCCAGCCTCCGGCTCGTCCCCAAGGGGAGCGTACGATGCAGCTCAACATTGTCCGTAAAGACACCTTGCCGTCTGGAAAGGAGGAGTTGCACGCCGATTCTGTCACCGTCACTATTAAAGAAGGACAAGAGGAGCCTGCAGTGACCAAACCCG GTGAGAAACTGCTGACCCTGAAGCAGCGACTGCTGCTAGCCATGGCCCAGCGGAGACAGGAAGAGCGGGCGCGCAAGGCAGAGCTGAATCGACTTGATAATGAAGACTGtggagaggaggaggaagaggcagAAATGACTGATGACTCTGAGGCAGAAGAG GGTGTGGATGACTTGTTGGgaggaaatgatgagggggaggaggaggaaggcAGTGTAGTCCAGAGTATCAGGAGTCTTTCTCCTGTGGCTCTTCATGGCCCACCAGTAACTCCAGACCTGATGAACACTGATGGAACACTCATATTGTTTCCAGGCAACTCCTGCTCTCGCACTGG TGATAGTGGAAGGAGATCTGGTCCTCCTGGACAAGACGGTGCTAGTAAGATGG AAGAAGATGACTCTCTGTCCCTGATGAAGGACATCAGCAACAACAGCAGCTTTGAGCTGGCCGGATCAATGATCACTTCTTACCAACCTGTCAGCTATCAGCGCTCAGGGAGAGGAGTTTCCAACCCCCAACCACTATTTCGCTCCCCTTCTCCCTGCCTCTTCAGGCCCAGCTTCCTTGGCTCTGCTTCCAAG AGCTCTGGTAAACTCTCTGAGCCATCGCTGTGCCTCCCGGTTGAGGACTCCCAAGACTTGTACGCACCTCCCTCACCAGGTGTGGACTCCGAGACCATGGGTGCAGTGGCTGCTGGGCCCAGCCTGGTCGGAGATTCCCAAGGTCGCTTCTCACTGGAGGACGACGCCCACTCCCAATTACTCGACGCGGACGGCTTCCTGAATGTTGGCGTTCGGCCTGGTGCGCCAGCCCACTCCCACAAGAGACAGCTGATCTTGGGCAGCCTGGACGAAAATGCCATGGATGCCAACATGGGGGAGCTTTTAGGTCTGTGCTCCGGTGTTTTTAGAACGGCGGAGAGCAGCAATAGTGGCCAAGCGGCACCAAGCCCCGGGGAAACACAAATGGAGGAACTTCTGGGACTGTGCTCAGGAGCATTTCCATCAACACAGAAGCAAGAGAAGTCACAGGTTGGAAAGAGCAAGGAGGAAGAACACGAGGAAGACAACACCATGGATCAACTGCTAGGGCTGTGCTCTGGCAAATTTCCCATCTCAG GTTCTCCTCACTCAGGTTCCCCAGCACAAGACAG GAAAAAGATgccagaggaggaggaggaggaggaagaagaagactgTGAATTCCGGCTTCTGTCAGATGTG GAAGACGATGATGAAGTCAGTGAAGGCGAGGGAgtagaagatgatgatgaagaagaagaagagaacaACGAGGTGGAAGAGGAGGAGATTAATGGAGTGTTTGCACCTAGTATTAAGAAAGCGAAAAAGAAGAAAAT GCGCTTGACTAACTTTGTGGACTCTGAGGCCGAGCTGTCGGGCAGCGAAGAAGCGAGTGACGACGAAGACGACGACGGAGGGAGCGAGTATGAGGAAGAAGAGCTTCTGGAGGAGCTACCCTCTGATGAAGAGCTGCAGGACCAGGTCAACAAGATCCACAT GAAGCAGATAATGGATGATGACAAACGACGTCTGAGGCTGTACCAGGAGCGCTACCTGGCGGATGGCGATTTGCACTCTGATGGCCCTGGACGAGCTCGGCATTTCCGCTGGAAAAACATGG ATGACGACTTCTACACAGACCGAACCGGAGCTGAGGGTGAGGAGGATGAGCAGGAGGAGGACGAAGACGTAGATCAGAATGAAATCCGGAGGAGGAAGGAGAGGTTGGAAAGAGAACAATGGCTCCGAGAACAG AAAGCCAAAAAAGGTGCCGCTCTGGACTTGGATGAGGATGACGAGAAGATTGGAGAGGAAGATAGTCGTTTCATGAGGTTGGCCAAGAAGCTGACTGCCAAGACGCTGCAGAAGAAAG AGCTTCCTGTGGCAGCACCACCAACACAAAAGATATCATCCCTCAATCCCTTTCTCAGACCCTCGCAGCCGTCACAG GTGAAGAGAGGTTCCCTTTTGAGTCAGCCTCCGTCTGTCCTGCAGAAGTTAGCCTCCATTTCCGAGGGAAATCCACTGGCACCCCGAAACAGTCGCGGATTTCTCTTCCAGACGTTGTCGCCGGAGAAGGACGGCTCCACTTCAGACGTTCCTCAGAATCAT ACGATGAAGAAGAGAAGGAACACGGCTGCGATGAACCCAGCAGCGAAGAGGGTTTGCAGACTGGACACGTCTGTTGCACATACAAAAGGCCCCCAGAgaagtatttttaactttttggaCCACTGA
- the LOC133539576 gene encoding claspin-like isoform X1, translated as MSLIVAQQQTEGLAAGTRATTESDSDSGMGSPVEQMVAYNRDEHPDSDEDEDITARRKPRRNAIRDSESEEEEATVQMAEALVLSASSGEEMTTGESDEKRGNSVKKSKRIIRALSDGEDSGSEQDDDEEEEEELEQRDTGRVEKKRSKKSKRTICAPSGGKDGGSEQVDGEEEPQDKGRGETKGSKRSKRIICAPSDGEDSGSAQEEQQDTGRVEKKREKSKRHREKKEKRSKAVEKLKKKDRFSDLDEGTPLPNALNDSGCLLGNTDLFDTGLDEELEEEESLDSIRAAVKQKMKKHKEPFLHEEEVEDEVQKPQRAERKAARASKEAMRQLHSDSQRLIRESELGLPYHVPEPKTISQFFKKRARPEGPAMALLKSRQYSAVMLEKPSPPPPPANPTSEAQHLPAEPDSAPPVHITSSHLEPFPQPAATSSPQQESLSQAQNAAETLQTEQEMSPMLYLSESLQESITTDSAVKPTFGEEAPAVDVSEQTDRLSHARQEEVRPASSVMPQADSNTDLVSAEPSEMPSTKPKKDKLTRLKELGLDPPPVAKLCANAGDFVQLEPAPLNPGVAALKERYLRHVQPPARPQGERTMQLNIVRKDTLPSGKEELHADSVTVTIKEGQEEPAVTKPGEKLLTLKQRLLLAMAQRRQEERARKAELNRLDNEDCGEEEEEAEMTDDSEAEEGVDDLLGGNDEGEEEEGSVVQSIRSLSPVALHGPPVTPDLMNTDGTLILFPGNSCSRTGDSGRRSGPPGQDGASKMEEDDSLSLMKDISNNSSFELAGSMITSYQPVSYQRSGRGVSNPQPLFRSPSPCLFRPSFLGSASKSSGKLSEPSLCLPVEDSQDLYAPPSPGVDSETMGAVAAGPSLVGDSQGRFSLEDDAHSQLLDADGFLNVGVRPGAPAHSHKRQLILGSLDENAMDANMGELLGLCSGVFRTAESSNSGQAAPSPGETQMEELLGLCSGAFPSTQKQEKSQVGKSKEEEHEEDNTMDQLLGLCSGKFPISGSPHSGSPAQDRKKMPEEEEEEEEEDCEFRLLSDVEDDDEVSEGEGVEDDDEEEEENNEVEEEEINGVFAPSIKKAKKKKMRLTNFVDSEAELSGSEEASDDEDDDGGSEYEEEELLEELPSDEELQDQVNKIHMKQIMDDDKRRLRLYQERYLADGDLHSDGPGRARHFRWKNMDDDFYTDRTGAEGEEDEQEEDEDVDQNEIRRRKERLEREQWLREQSQQKAKKGAALDLDEDDEKIGEEDSRFMRLAKKLTAKTLQKKELPVAAPPTQKISSLNPFLRPSQPSQVKRGSLLSQPPSVLQKLASISEGNPLAPRNSRGFLFQTLSPEKDGSTSDVPQNHTMKKRRNTAAMNPAAKRVCRLDTSVAHTKGPQRSIFNFLDH; from the exons ATGAGCCTGATCGTTGCGCAACAACAG ACTGAAGGTCTCGCGGCTGGGACTCGCGCAACCAccgagagcgattcagacagcGGAATGGGCTCTCCAGTTGAGCAGATGGTGGCTTACAATCGGGATGAGCATCCAG ATTCTGACGAGGATGAAGACATCACTGCTCGGAGAAAGCCTCGTCGTAATGCCATCAGAGACAGCGAaagtgaggaggaggaggcgaCTGTGCAAATGGCAGAAGCGCTGGTGTTATCTGCCTCCAGTGGAGAGGAGATGACGACTGGAGAGTCGGACGAGAAACGAGGGAACAGTGTAAAAAAGAGCAAGAGAATAATCCGTGCTCTTTCTGATGGCGAAGACAGTGGATCTGAGcaagatgatgatgaggaggaggaggaggagctggagCAACGGGACACGGGCAGAGTTGAAAAGAAGAGGTCGAAAAAGAGCAAGAGAACAATCTGTGCTCCTTCTGGCGGTAAAGACGGCGGATCTGAGCAAGTTGACGGGGAAGAAGAGCCACAGGACAAAGGCAGAGGGGAAACGAAAGGGTCGAAAAGGAGCAAGAGAATAATCTGTGCTCCTTCTGATGGCGAAGACAGCGGATCTGCGCAAGAGGAGCAGCAGGACACAGGCAGAGTTGAGAAAAAGAGGGAAAAAAGTAAGAGGCACAGGGAGAAAAAGGAGAAGCGAAGCAAAGCCGTGGAAAAACTGAAGAAGAAAGACAGGTTTTCTGACTTGGATGAG GGTACGCCTCTTCCCAACGCTCTGAACGACAGCGGCTGCCTGCTGGGCAACACCGATCTGTTTGACACTGGTTTGGACGAGGAGCTAGAAGAAGAAGAGTCATTAGACTCTATTCGAGCAGCAGTCAAACAAAAGATGAAAAAGCACAAG GAGCCTTTCCTTCATGAAGAAGAGGTTGAAGATGAAGTCCAAAAGCCCCAACGTGCA gagagAAAAGCTGCACGCGCAAGTAAGGAGGCGATGAGGCAGCTCCACAGTGACTCGCAGAGGCTGATCAGAG AGTCTGAGCTTGGCCTGCCTTACCACGTCCCTGAGCCAAAGACCATCAGTCAGTTCTTTAAGAAGAGAGCCAGGCCAGAGGGACCCGCCATGGCACTGTTGAA ATCAAGACAATATTCAGCAGTGATGTTGGAGAAACCttcaccaccaccacctcctGCCAACCCCACCAGTGAAGCCCAGCACTTGCCAGCAGAGCCGGACTCTGCTCCTCCTGTACACATCACATCCTCTCACCTTGAGCCCTTCCCTCAGCCAGCCGCAACCTCATCTCCGCAACAGGAGAGCCTGAGCCAGGCCCAAAACGCAGCTGAGACTTTACAAACGGAACAGGAAATGTCTCCAATGCTTTATCTCTCAGAGAGCTTGCAGGAGTCCATCACAACTGATTCTGCGGTGAAACCTACATTTGGAGAAGAGGCTCCCGCTGTTGACGTTTCAGAACAAACTGACAGGCTTTCTCATGCCCGGCAAGAAGAAGTCAGACCTGCGAGTTCGGTTATGCCTCAAGCCGACTCTAATACTGACCTAGTGTCAGCTGAGCCCTCGGAGATGCCGTCCACCAAGCCCAAAAAGGACAAACTAACGAGACTGAAGGAGCTTGGCCTGGACCCGCCACCTGTTGCTAAGTTGTGCGCTAATGCTGGAGATTTTGTACAACTTGAACCCGCACCACTCAACCCAG GTGTCGCGGCTCTGAAGGAGCGATACCTTCGACACGTCCAGCCTCCGGCTCGTCCCCAAGGGGAGCGTACGATGCAGCTCAACATTGTCCGTAAAGACACCTTGCCGTCTGGAAAGGAGGAGTTGCACGCCGATTCTGTCACCGTCACTATTAAAGAAGGACAAGAGGAGCCTGCAGTGACCAAACCCG GTGAGAAACTGCTGACCCTGAAGCAGCGACTGCTGCTAGCCATGGCCCAGCGGAGACAGGAAGAGCGGGCGCGCAAGGCAGAGCTGAATCGACTTGATAATGAAGACTGtggagaggaggaggaagaggcagAAATGACTGATGACTCTGAGGCAGAAGAG GGTGTGGATGACTTGTTGGgaggaaatgatgagggggaggaggaggaaggcAGTGTAGTCCAGAGTATCAGGAGTCTTTCTCCTGTGGCTCTTCATGGCCCACCAGTAACTCCAGACCTGATGAACACTGATGGAACACTCATATTGTTTCCAGGCAACTCCTGCTCTCGCACTGG TGATAGTGGAAGGAGATCTGGTCCTCCTGGACAAGACGGTGCTAGTAAGATGG AAGAAGATGACTCTCTGTCCCTGATGAAGGACATCAGCAACAACAGCAGCTTTGAGCTGGCCGGATCAATGATCACTTCTTACCAACCTGTCAGCTATCAGCGCTCAGGGAGAGGAGTTTCCAACCCCCAACCACTATTTCGCTCCCCTTCTCCCTGCCTCTTCAGGCCCAGCTTCCTTGGCTCTGCTTCCAAG AGCTCTGGTAAACTCTCTGAGCCATCGCTGTGCCTCCCGGTTGAGGACTCCCAAGACTTGTACGCACCTCCCTCACCAGGTGTGGACTCCGAGACCATGGGTGCAGTGGCTGCTGGGCCCAGCCTGGTCGGAGATTCCCAAGGTCGCTTCTCACTGGAGGACGACGCCCACTCCCAATTACTCGACGCGGACGGCTTCCTGAATGTTGGCGTTCGGCCTGGTGCGCCAGCCCACTCCCACAAGAGACAGCTGATCTTGGGCAGCCTGGACGAAAATGCCATGGATGCCAACATGGGGGAGCTTTTAGGTCTGTGCTCCGGTGTTTTTAGAACGGCGGAGAGCAGCAATAGTGGCCAAGCGGCACCAAGCCCCGGGGAAACACAAATGGAGGAACTTCTGGGACTGTGCTCAGGAGCATTTCCATCAACACAGAAGCAAGAGAAGTCACAGGTTGGAAAGAGCAAGGAGGAAGAACACGAGGAAGACAACACCATGGATCAACTGCTAGGGCTGTGCTCTGGCAAATTTCCCATCTCAG GTTCTCCTCACTCAGGTTCCCCAGCACAAGACAG GAAAAAGATgccagaggaggaggaggaggaggaagaagaagactgTGAATTCCGGCTTCTGTCAGATGTG GAAGACGATGATGAAGTCAGTGAAGGCGAGGGAgtagaagatgatgatgaagaagaagaagagaacaACGAGGTGGAAGAGGAGGAGATTAATGGAGTGTTTGCACCTAGTATTAAGAAAGCGAAAAAGAAGAAAAT GCGCTTGACTAACTTTGTGGACTCTGAGGCCGAGCTGTCGGGCAGCGAAGAAGCGAGTGACGACGAAGACGACGACGGAGGGAGCGAGTATGAGGAAGAAGAGCTTCTGGAGGAGCTACCCTCTGATGAAGAGCTGCAGGACCAGGTCAACAAGATCCACAT GAAGCAGATAATGGATGATGACAAACGACGTCTGAGGCTGTACCAGGAGCGCTACCTGGCGGATGGCGATTTGCACTCTGATGGCCCTGGACGAGCTCGGCATTTCCGCTGGAAAAACATGG ATGACGACTTCTACACAGACCGAACCGGAGCTGAGGGTGAGGAGGATGAGCAGGAGGAGGACGAAGACGTAGATCAGAATGAAATCCGGAGGAGGAAGGAGAGGTTGGAAAGAGAACAATGGCTCCGAGAACAG TCCCAACAGAAAGCCAAAAAAGGTGCCGCTCTGGACTTGGATGAGGATGACGAGAAGATTGGAGAGGAAGATAGTCGTTTCATGAGGTTGGCCAAGAAGCTGACTGCCAAGACGCTGCAGAAGAAAG AGCTTCCTGTGGCAGCACCACCAACACAAAAGATATCATCCCTCAATCCCTTTCTCAGACCCTCGCAGCCGTCACAG GTGAAGAGAGGTTCCCTTTTGAGTCAGCCTCCGTCTGTCCTGCAGAAGTTAGCCTCCATTTCCGAGGGAAATCCACTGGCACCCCGAAACAGTCGCGGATTTCTCTTCCAGACGTTGTCGCCGGAGAAGGACGGCTCCACTTCAGACGTTCCTCAGAATCAT ACGATGAAGAAGAGAAGGAACACGGCTGCGATGAACCCAGCAGCGAAGAGGGTTTGCAGACTGGACACGTCTGTTGCACATACAAAAGGCCCCCAGAgaagtatttttaactttttggaCCACTGA